In one Pseudomonas sp. 31-12 genomic region, the following are encoded:
- the tauB gene encoding taurine ABC transporter ATP-binding subunit, which translates to MALLQLERISAQYPGAAEPVLADISLSLGPQQLLVALGPSGSGKTSLLNLIAGFVEPSAGRITLDGVPVKGPSAERGVVFQDDALLPWQDVLANVGFGLELAGVSREKREIRAREMLALVDLSGFESRRIWQLSGGQKQRVGLARALAADPRVLLMDEPFGALDAFTREQMQELLLQVWQRTAKPVFLITHDIEEAVFLATDLILLAPNPGQIVERLSLDFGQRYAAGESARSIKSDPRFIETREHVLAKVFSQRSTAQRKERA; encoded by the coding sequence ATGGCTTTGCTACAGCTGGAGCGCATCAGCGCACAGTACCCCGGCGCCGCCGAACCGGTACTGGCGGATATTTCCCTGAGCCTGGGGCCCCAGCAATTGCTGGTGGCCCTCGGCCCGTCCGGCAGTGGCAAGACTTCGCTGTTGAACCTGATTGCCGGTTTCGTCGAGCCCAGCGCCGGGCGCATCACCCTGGACGGCGTACCGGTCAAAGGCCCGAGCGCCGAACGCGGCGTGGTGTTCCAGGACGACGCCCTGCTGCCTTGGCAGGACGTGTTGGCCAACGTCGGTTTCGGCCTGGAACTGGCGGGTGTATCCCGAGAAAAACGCGAAATCCGTGCTCGGGAAATGCTCGCGCTGGTGGACCTTTCCGGTTTCGAAAGCCGCCGCATCTGGCAGCTCTCGGGCGGTCAGAAACAGCGTGTCGGTTTGGCTCGAGCCCTCGCCGCCGACCCGCGCGTGTTGCTGATGGATGAACCCTTCGGCGCCCTCGACGCCTTCACCCGCGAACAGATGCAGGAGCTGCTGCTACAAGTCTGGCAGCGCACCGCCAAACCGGTATTCCTGATTACCCACGACATCGAAGAAGCGGTGTTCCTCGCCACGGATTTGATTCTGCTGGCGCCGAATCCTGGGCAAATCGTTGAGCGCCTGAGCCTGGATTTCGGTCAGCGTTACGCGGCCGGTGAGTCGGCTCGCTCGATCAAATCCGACCCGCGCTTCATCGAAACCCGCGAACACGTGCTCGCCAAAGTGTTCTCCCAACGCAGTACCGCCCAGCGGAAGGAGCGCGCATGA
- the tauA gene encoding taurine ABC transporter substrate-binding protein translates to MKLTFPLRLLAAASLAAASFFAQAADVTVAYQTTVDPAKVAQADGAYEKATNAKIDWRKFDNGADIIAAIASGDVQIGYLGSSPLTAAITRKVPVETFLIATQIGAAEALVARDGSGIKTPQDLIGKKIAVPFVSTGHYSLLAALKHWNIDPSKVTVLNLAPPAIIAAWKRGDIDATYVWDPALGVAKENGKVLITSGELAKFGAPTFDAWIVRKDFAEKHPEIVTAFAKVTLDAYADYRKDPKAWLANQSNVDKLVKLSGAKASDIPLLLQGNVFPLAADQVITLGAPTTKAITDTAVFLKEQGKVEAVLPDYAPYVSAKYITN, encoded by the coding sequence ATGAAACTGACTTTCCCCCTTCGCCTCCTGGCGGCCGCGTCTCTGGCTGCGGCGAGTTTCTTTGCCCAGGCGGCTGACGTCACCGTCGCCTACCAGACCACCGTAGACCCGGCGAAAGTCGCCCAGGCCGACGGCGCTTACGAAAAAGCCACCAACGCCAAGATCGACTGGCGCAAATTCGACAATGGCGCCGACATCATCGCCGCCATCGCTTCCGGCGATGTGCAGATCGGCTACCTCGGTTCCAGCCCGCTAACGGCGGCCATCACCCGCAAAGTCCCGGTCGAAACCTTCCTCATCGCCACCCAGATCGGCGCCGCCGAAGCCCTGGTCGCCCGCGACGGTTCCGGGATCAAAACCCCGCAGGACCTGATCGGCAAGAAAATCGCCGTGCCGTTCGTTTCCACCGGCCACTACAGCCTGCTGGCGGCGCTGAAGCACTGGAACATCGACCCGTCGAAAGTCACCGTACTCAACCTCGCTCCGCCCGCCATCATCGCCGCATGGAAACGCGGTGACATCGACGCCACTTACGTGTGGGACCCAGCACTCGGCGTCGCCAAGGAAAACGGCAAGGTGCTGATCACCTCCGGCGAATTGGCCAAGTTCGGCGCGCCGACCTTCGATGCGTGGATCGTGCGTAAAGACTTCGCCGAGAAGCACCCGGAAATCGTCACCGCGTTCGCCAAAGTGACCCTGGATGCCTACGCCGATTACCGCAAAGACCCCAAAGCCTGGCTCGCCAATCAATCCAACGTAGACAAACTGGTGAAACTCTCCGGCGCCAAAGCCAGCGACATTCCGTTGCTGCTGCAGGGCAACGTCTTCCCGCTGGCGGCTGATCAAGTGATTACTCTCGGCGCGCCGACCACCAAGGCCATCACCGACACCGCTGTGTTCCTCAAGGAACAAGGCAAGGTCGAGGCTGTGCTGCCGGACTACGCGCCGTACGTCAGCGCCAAGTACATCACCAACTAA
- the gshA gene encoding glutamate--cysteine ligase yields MSELLNRRLALLGERANLSLLEQCLHGIERECLRVTGEGRLAQTPHPEELGSALTNEQITTDYSESLLEFITPALPDPADTLASLDKIHRFAYSKLGNEFLWSPSMPCPLPAEEDIPIAYYGTSNIGQLKYVYRKGLALRYGKTMQCIAGIHYNFSLPEKLWPLLSETEGFVGTDRDYQSSAYIALIRNFRRYSWLLMYLFGASPALDAGFLRGRSHQLEQLDPDTLYLPYATSLRMSDLGYQSNAQAGLTPCYNDLASYTDSLRKAVATPYAPYVEIGTHQDGEWVQLNTNILQIENEYYSNIRPKRVTYTGERPIQALVARGIQYVEVRCLDINPFLPMGIDLTESRFLDAFLLYCALNDSPLLTNTSCGNATSNFLSVVKEGRRPGLQLQRDGQPVDLKEWAGELLEKIAPLAALLDQSHGGDAHSKALDSQLAKVKDSSLTPSAQVLAAMAEHKESFAQFSLRQSQAHAEFFRSEPLNSEDQAKFEERARSSLAEQVELEQNEVGDFDVFVGSYQASILAISN; encoded by the coding sequence TTGAGCGAACTTCTCAACCGCCGCCTGGCTCTGCTCGGCGAGCGCGCTAACCTCTCTCTGCTCGAACAGTGCCTTCACGGCATCGAACGTGAATGCCTGCGCGTGACCGGCGAAGGTCGCCTGGCGCAAACGCCGCACCCGGAAGAATTGGGTTCCGCGCTGACCAATGAACAAATCACCACCGACTATTCCGAGTCGCTGCTGGAATTCATTACCCCGGCCCTGCCAGACCCGGCCGATACGCTGGCGAGCCTGGACAAGATCCACCGTTTTGCCTACAGCAAGCTCGGCAACGAGTTTCTGTGGAGCCCATCGATGCCGTGCCCGTTGCCGGCCGAGGAAGACATCCCGATCGCCTATTACGGCACGTCCAACATCGGTCAGCTCAAGTACGTCTACCGCAAGGGCCTGGCCCTGCGGTACGGCAAGACCATGCAGTGCATTGCCGGGATTCACTACAACTTTTCCCTGCCCGAGAAGCTCTGGCCGCTGCTGAGCGAGACTGAAGGCTTTGTCGGCACCGACCGCGACTATCAGTCGTCGGCCTACATCGCGCTGATCCGCAACTTCCGCCGCTACAGTTGGCTGCTGATGTACCTGTTCGGTGCTTCGCCGGCGCTGGACGCAGGTTTCCTGCGCGGTCGTTCGCACCAGTTGGAACAACTGGACCCGGACACGTTGTATTTGCCGTACGCCACCAGCCTGCGAATGAGTGACCTGGGTTACCAGAGCAACGCCCAGGCCGGTTTGACCCCGTGCTACAACGACTTGGCGAGCTACACCGACAGCCTGCGCAAAGCGGTCGCCACGCCGTATGCGCCCTACGTCGAAATCGGCACGCATCAGGACGGTGAGTGGGTTCAGCTCAACACCAACATCCTGCAGATCGAAAACGAGTACTACTCCAATATCCGCCCGAAACGCGTGACGTATACCGGCGAGCGGCCGATCCAGGCGCTGGTGGCCCGTGGCATTCAGTACGTCGAAGTACGTTGCCTGGACATCAACCCGTTCCTGCCGATGGGCATCGACCTCACCGAGTCGCGTTTCCTCGACGCGTTCCTGCTGTATTGCGCGCTGAACGACAGCCCGCTGCTGACCAATACTTCGTGCGGCAACGCGACCTCGAACTTCCTCAGCGTGGTCAAGGAAGGTCGTCGTCCGGGCCTGCAATTGCAGCGCGATGGTCAACCGGTCGACCTGAAGGAATGGGCCGGCGAATTGCTGGAGAAGATTGCGCCTTTGGCAGCGTTGCTGGATCAGAGCCATGGCGGCGATGCCCACAGCAAGGCATTGGATTCGCAACTGGCCAAGGTCAAGGACTCGTCCCTGACGCCATCGGCCCAAGTGCTGGCGGCGATGGCGGAGCACAAGGAGAGCTTTGCTCAATTCTCCCTGCGCCAAAGCCAGGCGCATGCGGAGTTTTTCCGCAGCGAGCCGTTGAATAGCGAAGACCAGGCGAAGTTTGAAGAACGCGCCCGTTCCTCTCTGGCTGAGCAAGTGGAGCTGGAGCAGAACGAAGTCGGCGATTTCGATGTGTTTGTCGGGTCGTACCAGGCGAGCATTCTGGCGATCAGCAACTAA
- a CDS encoding PaaI family thioesterase — protein sequence MEIPAGLTESAFFKLLGCRLHSLETGVAQVALALEPELRNRGGKLHGGALFSLVDIAMGLACSSTHGFDQQSATIECKINYIRAVSDGEVMCTARVIHPGRRTLVVEADVMQGDKLVAKAQGTFAVL from the coding sequence ATGGAGATTCCCGCCGGCCTGACCGAAAGCGCGTTTTTCAAGCTGCTGGGCTGTCGCTTGCACAGCCTGGAAACCGGGGTGGCGCAAGTCGCCCTGGCGCTTGAACCAGAACTGCGCAATCGCGGCGGCAAGCTGCACGGCGGGGCCTTGTTCAGTCTGGTGGACATTGCCATGGGGCTGGCCTGTTCCAGCACCCACGGCTTTGACCAGCAGAGCGCGACCATCGAATGCAAGATCAACTACATTCGCGCTGTTTCAGACGGCGAAGTGATGTGTACGGCGCGGGTGATTCACCCGGGCCGTCGCACGCTGGTGGTCGAAGCTGACGTGATGCAAGGCGACAAACTCGTCGCAAAAGCACAAGGCACGTTCGCTGTCCTGTAG
- a CDS encoding Tex family protein: MDSINSRIAEELGVRPQQVEAAVALLDEGSTVPFIARYRKEVTGSLDDIQLRHLEERLRYLRELDERRISILASIEEQGKLTPQLERDIKLADTKTRLEDLYLPYKQKRRTKGQIALEAGLGELADGLFNDPTLTPDAEAARFVDAEKGVADVKAALEGAKYILMERFAEDAGLLDKLRSYLKQEATLSARVIAGKEEEGAKFRDYFEHDEPLKSMPSHRALAIFRGRNEGILSSALKVGDELPGTMHPCEGMIGQQFGIQNQNRAADKWLGEVVRWTWKVKLYTHLETDLLGELRDGAETEAINVFAHNLHDLLLSAPAGPRATLGLDPGLRTGCKVAVVDSTGKLLDHATVYPHVPHNKWDQTIAILAALCAKHSVDLIAIGNGTASRETDKLAAELIKKYPAMKMTKVMVSEAGASVYSASELASKEFPDLDVSIRGAVSIARRLQDPLAELVKIDPKSIGVGQYQHDVSQLKLARGLDAVVEDCVNAVGVDVNTASVALLARISGLNATLAQNIVSHRDEHGAFKTRAALKKVARLGEKTFEQAAGFLRVMNGDNPLDSSAVHPEAYPLVQRIAAETDRDIRSLIGDASFLKRLDPKKYTDETFGLPTVTDILQELEKPGRDPRPEFKTAEFQEGVEDLKDLQLGMILEGVVTNVTNFGAFVDIGVHQDGLVHISALSEKFIRDPREAVKAGDVVKVKVMEVDIPRKRVGLSMRMSDTPGEKIDGARGARPGSAPRQSQNNAPRKETTAAAPANNAMASLFANAKQLKKR; the protein is encoded by the coding sequence ATGGACAGCATCAACAGCCGCATCGCCGAGGAACTCGGTGTACGCCCACAACAGGTCGAAGCGGCCGTCGCGCTACTCGATGAGGGCTCTACCGTTCCCTTCATCGCCCGTTACCGGAAAGAAGTGACCGGCAGCCTCGATGACATTCAGTTGCGTCATCTGGAAGAGCGTCTGCGCTACCTGCGAGAACTCGACGAACGGCGCATCAGCATCCTCGCCAGCATCGAAGAGCAAGGCAAGCTGACCCCGCAGCTCGAACGCGACATCAAGCTCGCCGACACCAAGACCCGCCTCGAAGACTTGTACCTGCCGTACAAGCAGAAGCGCCGCACCAAGGGCCAGATCGCCCTGGAAGCCGGCCTCGGCGAGCTGGCCGACGGCCTGTTCAACGACCCGACCCTGACGCCAGACGCTGAAGCCGCGCGCTTCGTCGATGCCGAAAAAGGCGTCGCCGATGTGAAAGCCGCCCTCGAAGGCGCCAAATACATCCTGATGGAACGCTTCGCCGAAGACGCCGGCTTGCTGGACAAACTGCGCAGCTACCTCAAGCAGGAAGCCACCCTCAGTGCCCGCGTCATCGCCGGCAAGGAAGAGGAAGGCGCCAAATTCCGCGACTACTTCGAACACGACGAGCCGCTGAAAAGCATGCCGTCGCACCGCGCGCTCGCCATTTTCCGAGGCCGTAACGAAGGCATTCTGAGTTCGGCGCTGAAAGTCGGCGACGAGCTGCCGGGCACCATGCACCCGTGCGAAGGCATGATCGGCCAGCAATTCGGCATCCAGAACCAGAACCGCGCTGCCGACAAATGGCTGGGCGAAGTGGTGCGCTGGACCTGGAAGGTCAAGCTTTACACCCACCTCGAAACCGATTTGCTGGGCGAGCTGCGCGATGGCGCGGAAACCGAAGCGATCAACGTGTTCGCCCACAACCTGCACGACTTGCTGCTGTCGGCCCCGGCCGGTCCGCGCGCCACCCTGGGCCTCGACCCGGGTCTGCGCACCGGCTGCAAGGTCGCCGTGGTCGATTCCACCGGCAAACTGCTGGATCACGCCACGGTTTACCCGCACGTGCCGCATAACAAGTGGGACCAGACCATCGCGATTCTCGCCGCCCTGTGCGCCAAGCACTCGGTCGACCTGATCGCCATCGGCAACGGCACCGCCAGCCGTGAAACCGACAAGCTCGCCGCTGAGCTGATCAAAAAATACCCAGCCATGAAGATGACCAAGGTCATGGTCTCTGAGGCCGGTGCATCGGTTTACTCGGCATCGGAACTGGCTTCCAAGGAATTCCCGGACCTCGACGTGTCGATCCGTGGCGCGGTGTCGATTGCCCGTCGCCTGCAGGATCCGCTGGCCGAACTGGTGAAGATCGATCCGAAATCCATCGGCGTCGGTCAGTACCAGCACGACGTGTCGCAGCTGAAACTGGCGCGCGGCCTGGACGCTGTGGTCGAAGATTGCGTGAACGCCGTGGGCGTCGACGTGAACACTGCCTCCGTGGCGCTGCTGGCGCGCATCTCCGGCCTCAACGCGACCCTGGCGCAGAACATCGTCAGCCACCGCGACGAGCACGGCGCATTCAAAACCCGCGCCGCGTTGAAGAAAGTCGCACGCCTGGGTGAAAAAACCTTCGAACAGGCCGCCGGTTTCCTTCGTGTCATGAACGGCGACAACCCGCTGGATTCGTCGGCGGTTCACCCGGAAGCCTATCCGCTGGTGCAGCGCATTGCCGCTGAGACCGACCGTGACATTCGTTCGCTGATCGGCGATGCGAGCTTCCTCAAACGTCTCGATCCGAAGAAGTACACCGACGAGACTTTCGGTCTGCCAACGGTCACCGACATCCTGCAAGAGCTGGAAAAACCCGGTCGCGACCCGCGTCCCGAGTTCAAGACTGCCGAGTTCCAGGAAGGCGTCGAAGACTTGAAGGATCTGCAACTGGGCATGATCCTCGAAGGCGTGGTAACCAACGTGACCAACTTCGGCGCGTTCGTCGACATCGGCGTGCATCAGGACGGTTTGGTGCACATCTCCGCGCTTTCGGAGAAGTTCATCAGGGATCCGCGTGAAGCGGTGAAGGCTGGTGACGTGGTGAAAGTGAAGGTCATGGAAGTCGATATCCCGCGTAAACGCGTGGGTCTGTCGATGCGCATGAGCGACACCCCGGGCGAGAAAATCGACGGTGCCCGTGGCGCACGTCCGGGGTCGGCTCCACGCCAGTCCCAGAACAACGCACCGCGTAAAGAAACCACGGCGGCGGCCCCCGCCAACAACGCCATGGCTTCGCTGTTCGCCAACGCCAAGCAGTTGAAGAAACGTTGA
- the ompR gene encoding two-component system response regulator OmpR, whose product MSSTANNAEGEKILIVDDDPGLSSLLERFFVSKGYRARAVPNTEQMDRLLAREVFNLVVLDLMLPGEDGLTACRRLRTANNQIPIIMLTAKGDELSRIKGLELGADDYLAKPFNPDELMARVKAVLRRQSTPVPGAPGSEDESVTFGDYELSLATRELKRGDEVHMLTTGEFAVLKALVMNARQPLTRDKLMNLARGREWDALERSIDVQISRLRRMIEPDPSKPRYIQTVWGVGYVFVPDGAATK is encoded by the coding sequence ATGAGCAGCACTGCAAACAATGCTGAAGGCGAAAAAATTCTTATTGTTGACGACGATCCAGGGCTGAGCAGCCTGCTGGAACGTTTTTTCGTCAGCAAGGGCTACCGAGCCCGCGCCGTACCGAACACTGAACAAATGGATCGCCTGCTGGCGCGTGAAGTGTTCAACCTGGTCGTCCTCGACCTGATGCTGCCCGGCGAAGACGGTCTGACCGCCTGCCGCCGGCTGCGCACGGCGAACAATCAGATCCCGATCATCATGCTGACCGCCAAGGGCGATGAGCTGAGCCGCATCAAGGGCCTGGAACTGGGCGCCGACGATTACCTGGCCAAGCCGTTCAACCCGGATGAGCTGATGGCCCGTGTCAAAGCGGTCCTGCGTCGCCAGTCGACGCCTGTGCCGGGCGCACCGGGCAGCGAAGACGAAAGCGTGACCTTCGGTGACTACGAGCTGTCCCTGGCCACCCGCGAACTCAAGCGCGGTGACGAAGTGCACATGCTGACCACCGGTGAATTCGCGGTGCTCAAGGCCTTGGTCATGAACGCGCGTCAGCCACTGACCCGCGACAAGCTGATGAACCTGGCCCGTGGCCGTGAATGGGATGCCCTGGAGCGTTCCATCGACGTGCAGATCTCCCGTCTGCGCCGGATGATCGAACCCGATCCATCCAAACCGCGTTACATCCAGACGGTCTGGGGCGTGGGATACGTGTTCGTACCGGATGGCGCCGCCACCAAGTGA
- a CDS encoding ATP-binding protein, with protein sequence MKTPVWFPQSFFSRTLWLVLIVVLFSKALTLVYLLMNEDVLVDRQYSHGVALTLRAYWAADEKNREKIADAATLIRVVGAGVPEGEQHWPYSEIYQRQMQAELGADTEVRLRMHSPPALWVRAPSLGDGWLKVPLYPHPLRGQKIWNVLGWFLAIGLLSTASAWIFVSQLNQPLKRLVYAARQLGQGRSVRLPISDTPSEMTEVYRAFNQMAEDVEQAGRERELMLAGVSHDLRTPLTRLRLSLELMGDHSDLSDDMVRDIEDMDAILDQFLAFIRDGRDESVEEVDLSDLVREVAAPYNQNEEKVRLRLEPIQPFPLRRVSMKRLLNNLIGNALHHAGSGVEVAAYVSGDTSAPYVVLSVMDRGAGIDPSELEAIFNPFTRGDRARGGKGTGLGLAIVKRIASMHGGNVELRNRAGGGLEARVRLPLGLMLPRDAV encoded by the coding sequence ATGAAAACCCCCGTTTGGTTCCCCCAGAGTTTCTTCTCCCGCACCCTGTGGCTGGTGCTGATCGTCGTCCTGTTCTCCAAGGCGCTGACCCTGGTTTATCTGTTGATGAACGAAGACGTGCTGGTGGACCGCCAATACAGCCACGGCGTCGCCCTTACGCTGCGCGCCTATTGGGCTGCCGATGAAAAAAATCGAGAGAAAATTGCTGATGCCGCCACGCTGATCCGGGTCGTGGGCGCGGGTGTGCCGGAAGGCGAGCAACACTGGCCTTACAGCGAGATCTATCAGCGGCAGATGCAGGCGGAGTTGGGTGCCGACACCGAAGTGCGATTACGCATGCACTCGCCGCCGGCCCTGTGGGTTCGGGCGCCTAGCCTGGGCGACGGCTGGCTGAAAGTGCCGCTCTATCCGCATCCGTTGCGCGGCCAGAAAATCTGGAACGTGCTTGGGTGGTTCCTTGCTATCGGCTTGCTGTCCACCGCCTCGGCGTGGATCTTCGTCAGCCAGCTCAATCAACCGTTGAAACGTCTGGTGTATGCCGCACGGCAACTCGGTCAGGGGCGCAGCGTGCGCCTGCCGATCAGCGACACGCCGAGCGAGATGACCGAGGTGTACCGTGCCTTCAACCAGATGGCTGAAGACGTCGAGCAGGCCGGTCGCGAGCGTGAGTTGATGCTGGCCGGGGTATCACACGACCTGCGTACGCCGCTGACCCGTTTGCGCTTGTCCCTGGAGTTGATGGGCGACCATAGCGACCTGTCGGACGATATGGTGCGTGACATCGAGGACATGGACGCGATTCTCGACCAGTTCCTGGCGTTTATCCGCGATGGTCGTGACGAGTCTGTCGAGGAAGTAGACCTGAGTGACCTGGTTCGTGAGGTTGCGGCACCGTACAACCAGAACGAAGAAAAAGTGCGGCTGCGCCTGGAGCCGATTCAGCCGTTTCCCCTGCGTCGGGTATCGATGAAGCGGTTGCTGAACAATTTGATCGGCAACGCTTTGCACCATGCTGGCAGCGGGGTTGAGGTGGCGGCTTATGTGTCTGGCGATACCAGCGCGCCTTATGTGGTGCTGAGCGTCATGGACCGTGGGGCGGGGATTGATCCGTCCGAGCTGGAAGCGATCTTCAACCCATTCACCCGGGGTGATCGTGCCCGGGGTGGGAAGGGGACAGGACTTGGACTGGCCATCGTGAAGCGGATTGCTTCGATGCATGGCGGGAATGTTGAGTTGCGCAATCGGGCCGGTGGTGGTCTCGAAGCTCGGGTGCGGTTGCCGCTGGGGTTGATGTTGCCTAGAGACGCGGTGTAG
- the rimK gene encoding 30S ribosomal protein S6--L-glutamate ligase: MKIAVLSRNPRLYSTRRLVEAGTERGHEMVVIDTLRAYMNIASHKPQIHYRGKPLEGFDAVIPRIGASVTFYGCAVLRQFEMMGVFPLNESVAIARSRDKLRSLQLLSRRGIGLPVTGFAHSPDDIPDLIDMVNGAPLVIKVLEGTQGIGVVLCETATAAESVIEAFMGLKQNIMVQEYIKEAGGADIRCFVVGDKVIAAMKRQAKPGEFRSNLHRGGSASLIKITPEERMTALRAAKVMGLAVAGVDILRSNHGPLVMEVNSSPGLEGIETTTGKNVAGIIIEHLEKNGGPNMTRTKGKG, encoded by the coding sequence ATGAAGATCGCTGTGCTGTCGCGGAACCCGCGTCTGTATTCCACTCGTCGTCTGGTCGAAGCCGGTACCGAGCGTGGCCATGAAATGGTGGTGATCGACACCCTGCGCGCCTATATGAACATTGCCAGCCACAAACCGCAGATCCACTACCGTGGCAAGCCGCTGGAAGGTTTCGATGCGGTGATCCCGAGGATCGGTGCGTCTGTGACGTTTTATGGCTGTGCGGTGTTGCGCCAGTTCGAAATGATGGGGGTTTTCCCGCTCAACGAGTCGGTGGCCATCGCCCGCTCGCGGGACAAACTGCGGTCGCTGCAATTGCTCTCGCGCCGTGGCATCGGTTTGCCGGTGACCGGGTTTGCGCACTCACCGGATGACATTCCCGACCTGATCGACATGGTCAACGGCGCACCTCTGGTGATCAAGGTGCTGGAAGGCACTCAGGGCATCGGCGTGGTGTTGTGTGAAACGGCGACCGCCGCAGAATCGGTGATTGAAGCCTTCATGGGCCTGAAGCAGAACATCATGGTTCAGGAATACATCAAGGAAGCCGGGGGCGCGGACATTCGCTGCTTCGTGGTCGGCGACAAGGTGATCGCGGCAATGAAGCGCCAGGCCAAGCCTGGAGAATTTCGCTCCAACCTGCATCGCGGCGGCAGCGCCAGCCTGATCAAGATCACCCCGGAAGAACGCATGACGGCGTTGCGTGCGGCGAAGGTCATGGGGTTGGCGGTGGCGGGGGTGGATATCTTGCGCTCCAATCACGGGCCGCTGGTGATGGAAGTGAACTCGTCGCCGGGATTGGAAGGGATTGAGACCACCACCGGGAAGAACGTGGCGGGGATCATCATTGAGCATCTTGAGAAAAATGGCGGGCCGAATATGACCCGGACCAAAGGCAAGGGCTAA
- a CDS encoding ATP-dependent zinc protease: MTVIGLREWVALPDLGVAGLRAKIDTGASTSSLHATDIEPFERDGESWVRFTAHLGTVVQLRHRRCEAPLVTRKTIKSSNGHAQMRYVVSTTLALGDRVWRVEFTLACRKSMRYRLLLGSKALIDGQLVVNPGIKYVQDKPVFPVSTSSTGVA; the protein is encoded by the coding sequence TTGACCGTTATCGGTCTGCGCGAGTGGGTGGCGCTCCCGGATCTGGGAGTCGCGGGCCTGCGCGCAAAAATCGACACCGGCGCCAGCACCTCGAGCCTGCACGCCACCGACATCGAGCCGTTCGAGCGCGACGGTGAAAGCTGGGTGCGCTTCACCGCGCACCTGGGCACGGTGGTGCAGTTGCGTCATCGACGCTGCGAGGCGCCACTGGTGACGCGCAAAACCATTAAAAGCTCCAACGGTCACGCGCAGATGCGTTATGTGGTCAGCACCACACTGGCCCTGGGTGATCGGGTATGGCGGGTCGAATTCACCCTCGCCTGCCGCAAATCCATGCGTTATCGCCTGTTACTCGGTTCCAAAGCCCTGATCGACGGCCAGCTGGTGGTCAATCCGGGGATTAAATATGTACAAGACAAGCCGGTGTTCCCGGTATCTACCTCCTCCACAGGTGTTGCATGA
- a CDS encoding EAL domain-containing protein: protein MTIFPSSLTSPQGGCQGCQQSEPLGFDFSFAYQPIVDLRDRSIFAHEALVRGIAGEGALSVLDQVNEENRYRFDQLCRTRAIEGAANLNMQTHLSINFMPNAVYRPELCIRTTLEAAKKHNFPINRLIFETLESQHVDNYRHLTNILREYREFGFKTAIDDFGAGYSGLNLLADFQPDLIKLDMALIRDVDRDRVRQAIVRGVVTMCAELNVTVIAEGIESAGERDFLADCGIFLMQGYWFAKPAFKALAQVTPEAWTR from the coding sequence GTGACTATATTCCCGTCTTCATTGACTTCGCCCCAGGGCGGTTGCCAAGGCTGTCAGCAAAGCGAGCCGCTGGGCTTCGATTTTTCTTTTGCCTACCAACCGATCGTCGATCTGCGCGACCGGTCGATTTTTGCTCATGAAGCGTTGGTCCGCGGCATTGCCGGGGAAGGCGCACTGTCGGTGCTCGATCAGGTCAACGAGGAAAATCGCTACCGCTTCGACCAGCTCTGCCGGACCCGCGCCATTGAAGGGGCGGCCAATCTAAACATGCAGACACACTTGTCCATCAACTTCATGCCCAACGCCGTGTACCGCCCGGAACTGTGCATCCGCACTACTCTGGAGGCCGCGAAAAAACACAACTTCCCCATCAACCGTCTGATTTTCGAAACGCTGGAAAGCCAGCACGTAGATAACTATCGCCATTTGACTAATATTCTGCGTGAATACCGCGAATTCGGCTTCAAGACCGCCATCGACGATTTCGGCGCGGGCTACTCGGGGCTCAATCTGCTGGCTGATTTCCAACCGGACCTGATCAAACTCGACATGGCACTGATCCGCGATGTCGATCGCGATCGTGTTCGTCAGGCTATCGTTCGAGGGGTTGTCACAATGTGTGCGGAGTTGAACGTTACAGTCATCGCCGAAGGCATCGAAAGCGCCGGAGAACGGGATTTCCTGGCGGACTGTGGAATATTTCTGATGCAGGGTTACTGGTTCGCCAAGCCTGCATTCAAAGCGTTGGCCCAGGTAACGCCTGAGGCGTGGACGCGTTAA